The Leucobacter rhizosphaerae genome includes a region encoding these proteins:
- a CDS encoding phosphatase PAP2 family protein, which yields MAFGRTERCSCHNRNNMQRNIRAFSSRSDATAATTSTVATSASPITPRRWWALLICATIAGAGVYLLAVQTAVGQAFENTALRGADQVGASAMDQANIALGHITVWSLGIATLVVGAIGLLRRQPALALAAVAVIVGGQVVTQSLKRYILPRPELVPVSGSFTENSFPSGHTTIAMTVMVAIFLVVPYRVRGLAMMLTMGWAAGIGAYTITAKWHRLSDTVGADLVALALGCAAAVVLHHLGKLKRVEDRPKARLVVVVVMTLLTISALVLGTILASAAATYSLHDPVIEWDVYLSAHAFSLSASWGVALIFWWSWRGIEVG from the coding sequence GTGGCCTTCGGAAGAACCGAGCGCTGCTCATGTCACAATCGGAACAACATGCAAAGAAACATCCGCGCGTTCAGTTCCCGCAGCGACGCAACGGCCGCAACGACTTCGACGGTAGCGACTTCGGCATCCCCGATCACCCCTCGGCGATGGTGGGCGCTGTTGATCTGCGCCACCATCGCAGGTGCCGGAGTGTACCTGCTCGCCGTGCAAACCGCGGTCGGGCAAGCCTTCGAGAACACCGCGTTGCGGGGTGCTGATCAGGTCGGGGCGAGCGCGATGGACCAGGCGAACATCGCTCTCGGGCACATCACGGTGTGGAGCCTGGGCATCGCGACCCTCGTGGTCGGTGCGATCGGGCTTCTCCGGAGACAACCCGCGCTCGCCCTCGCAGCCGTTGCGGTCATCGTGGGCGGTCAGGTCGTCACGCAGAGCCTCAAACGCTACATCCTCCCCAGGCCCGAACTCGTTCCAGTGAGTGGCAGCTTCACGGAGAACTCCTTTCCCTCCGGGCATACGACCATCGCGATGACCGTCATGGTCGCCATCTTTCTCGTCGTCCCGTATCGTGTCCGTGGTCTCGCGATGATGCTCACGATGGGGTGGGCAGCCGGCATCGGCGCGTACACGATCACCGCGAAGTGGCATCGCCTCTCCGACACGGTCGGCGCAGACCTCGTTGCCCTCGCCCTGGGCTGCGCAGCGGCTGTTGTCCTGCACCATCTCGGGAAATTGAAACGAGTTGAGGACCGACCCAAGGCACGCCTCGTTGTGGTGGTCGTGATGACGCTTCTGACGATTTCGGCACTGGTGCTCGGTACGATCCTCGCCTCTGCCGCAGCGACGTATTCCCTCCACGATCCGGTGATCGAGTGGGATGTGTATCTCTCAGCGCACGCGTTTTCGCTTTCGGCATCCTGGGGAGTCGCGCTGATCTTCTGGTGGAGCTGGCGAGGGATCGAGGTCGGTTGA
- a CDS encoding MBL fold metallo-hydrolase encodes MLLERIYDEDLAQASYLIGCQATGEAIVVDPRRDIATYLDLAAKHALRIVAVTETHIHADYLSGTRELAGRTGARMHVSDEGGADWTYGTDFDDAVRMKHGHRIQLGNIEVEAVHTPGHTPEHLSFLVTDGAQSAEPGFMLTGDFVFVGDLGRPDLLDEAAGFVDTRFQGARDLFASLNDRFLTLPDYVQVLPAHGSGSACGKALGAIPASTVGYERNFSWWSQYLQNDDEQGFIDELLSGQPDAHAYFGRMKMENRAGPDVIGEVPSLIEYTTEQLSAELAADAVILIDTRHNSDVHRGTVERSLNIPGVAKAASYGAWVLDPLVEPRPLVLLAADLEQAEAIRDHLLRVGIDTVRGYVTSFDGLEVVTPRLVQPDELDGVERAVLLDVRNATEYADGHLPGARQVSGGRVLWNLDLLPEPGAGTIVSYCQSGVRNSVVASALRRAGYEVAELDGSYAAWIAAGNTPETSPSVAV; translated from the coding sequence ATGCTGCTGGAACGCATCTACGATGAGGACCTCGCGCAGGCGAGCTACCTCATCGGCTGCCAAGCGACGGGCGAGGCGATCGTCGTCGACCCGCGCCGCGACATCGCCACCTACCTCGACCTTGCTGCGAAGCACGCCCTGAGGATTGTCGCCGTCACCGAGACGCACATCCACGCCGACTACCTTTCGGGCACCCGCGAGCTCGCCGGGAGAACCGGCGCGCGGATGCACGTCTCCGACGAGGGCGGGGCCGATTGGACGTACGGCACCGACTTCGACGACGCAGTGCGCATGAAGCACGGCCACCGGATCCAGCTCGGCAACATCGAGGTCGAGGCGGTGCACACTCCTGGCCACACCCCCGAGCACCTGTCGTTCCTCGTCACCGACGGTGCACAATCGGCTGAGCCCGGGTTCATGCTCACCGGAGATTTCGTCTTCGTCGGAGATCTCGGCCGTCCCGATCTGCTCGACGAGGCGGCCGGGTTCGTCGATACCCGTTTCCAGGGAGCGAGGGACCTCTTTGCGAGCCTCAACGACCGCTTCCTCACCCTGCCCGACTACGTCCAGGTACTCCCGGCCCACGGCTCCGGGAGCGCGTGCGGCAAGGCCCTCGGCGCGATCCCCGCCTCGACCGTCGGCTATGAGCGCAACTTCTCCTGGTGGAGCCAGTACCTGCAGAACGACGACGAGCAGGGCTTCATCGACGAACTCCTCAGTGGGCAGCCCGACGCGCACGCCTACTTCGGGCGCATGAAAATGGAGAACCGGGCCGGGCCCGATGTCATCGGCGAGGTGCCCTCGCTCATCGAGTACACGACCGAGCAGCTGTCGGCGGAACTCGCCGCAGATGCGGTGATCCTCATCGACACGCGGCACAACAGCGACGTGCACCGCGGCACGGTGGAGCGTTCGCTCAACATTCCGGGGGTCGCCAAGGCCGCGAGCTACGGCGCCTGGGTGCTCGACCCACTGGTCGAGCCTCGCCCCCTGGTGCTCCTCGCCGCCGATCTCGAACAGGCAGAGGCGATCCGGGATCACCTGCTCCGTGTTGGGATCGATACGGTGCGCGGGTACGTCACCTCATTCGACGGCCTCGAGGTGGTGACGCCGAGGCTCGTGCAGCCCGACGAGCTCGATGGCGTCGAGCGGGCGGTGCTGCTCGATGTGCGCAACGCCACTGAATACGCCGACGGGCACCTGCCCGGTGCACGCCAGGTCTCGGGCGGGAGGGTGCTGTGGAATCTCGATCTGCTTCCTGAGCCCGGAGCCGGGACGATCGTGTCCTACTGCCAGAGCGGAGTCCGCAACAGTGTCGTAGCCAGCGCGCTGCGCCGGGCGGGCTACGAGGTCGCCGAGCTCGACGGCAGCTACGCGGCCTGGATCGCAGCAGGCAACACCCCCGAGACGTCTCCGTCGGTTGCGGTCTGA
- a CDS encoding LmeA family phospholipid-binding protein, which translates to MSERRPRWWLRILGVVVALGLLAGAAEVALRLIIPGVIAGAVRSQLNMTDDHPVDVSLGGSALFSAVRGEVGDVTIAVPNVPLLEGVETDASLHAAAVPFDPTSGEISDGTVELVVPKDQLGAVVDLVTSGVAQTGEVRDGALVVGRSIEMFGQEVQLSASIGITVVDGAVEIEPLGVKAAGFDFTAEQISAATGSLLDPVLQPQTVCVRDQLPAGVTLTDISLSSTGSATIRASLAPGILSDPAQQAQGTCG; encoded by the coding sequence ATGAGCGAACGCAGACCGCGCTGGTGGCTTCGGATCCTCGGCGTCGTGGTGGCGCTCGGGCTGCTCGCAGGAGCGGCCGAGGTGGCCCTGCGGCTCATCATCCCTGGGGTGATCGCGGGGGCCGTCCGCAGCCAGCTCAACATGACCGACGATCACCCGGTCGATGTCTCGCTCGGTGGATCGGCGCTGTTCAGCGCGGTGCGCGGCGAGGTGGGCGACGTGACGATCGCCGTGCCGAACGTCCCGCTGCTCGAGGGGGTGGAGACGGATGCCTCGCTGCACGCTGCCGCGGTGCCGTTCGACCCGACCTCGGGGGAGATCTCCGACGGCACCGTCGAACTCGTCGTGCCGAAGGATCAGCTCGGCGCGGTGGTCGACCTCGTGACCTCGGGGGTCGCGCAGACCGGCGAGGTGCGCGACGGCGCGCTCGTCGTCGGGCGATCGATCGAGATGTTCGGCCAGGAGGTGCAGCTCTCGGCGTCGATCGGGATCACGGTGGTGGACGGCGCCGTGGAGATCGAGCCCCTCGGGGTGAAGGCCGCGGGCTTCGACTTCACGGCGGAGCAGATCTCGGCCGCGACGGGCTCGCTGCTGGATCCGGTGCTGCAGCCCCAGACGGTGTGCGTGCGGGATCAGCTGCCCGCGGGCGTCACGCTGACCGACATCTCCCTCTCGAGCACCGGATCCGCGACGATCCGCGCGAGCCTCGCTCCGGGCATCCTCTCGGATCCCGCGCAGCAGGCGCAGGGAACCTGCGGTTAG
- a CDS encoding lipase family protein → MSGDDARKTTETAAAVRPRRRRGVVALTVVGALVVAAVAGWGVWALVSANVESASVRAFQEDLQDFYASPDAPAAPGELIRAEEITDLEVPGGTAYRMMYGTQAPDGSATVSSGMLIVPDGDAPAEGRPVLAWAHGTLGFGNDCTPSRTYHPTLHGLDFGSWLGVAMQRGWVVSATDYAGVGTDGDPYYLIAQSEAQDVINSVRAAQNFPDAHAGSRYATFGHSQGGHASLAAGMYADYAPELELVAVSGAAPAAELGALFAQQYDKPVAWGDGPSVAASWPLVHTDLTLDGVLSASAQRDYSELAHGCLLQEVDQLLVKKTFDEQFFQKDPLSDPAWASAVSREQIDPARIEAPIFVVQSLTDNVVLPNTTALLAESACELPAPGIAVSWLDMVTHEDTAVMGGMLAVDWLQDRFDGVPVAPTCDQVLPLKPAERP, encoded by the coding sequence ATGTCAGGCGATGACGCGCGCAAGACCACCGAGACGGCAGCGGCCGTGCGGCCGAGGAGACGTCGGGGGGTCGTGGCGTTGACCGTCGTCGGTGCGCTCGTCGTGGCTGCCGTCGCCGGGTGGGGTGTTTGGGCGCTGGTGTCCGCAAACGTGGAGTCGGCTTCGGTCCGTGCGTTCCAGGAAGATCTGCAGGACTTCTACGCGTCACCGGATGCGCCCGCCGCACCCGGTGAGCTGATCCGCGCGGAAGAGATCACCGACCTCGAGGTTCCCGGCGGCACCGCGTATCGCATGATGTACGGGACTCAGGCCCCTGACGGCAGCGCGACCGTGTCGTCGGGGATGCTCATCGTCCCAGATGGCGACGCGCCGGCGGAGGGCCGACCGGTGCTGGCCTGGGCGCACGGCACCCTCGGGTTCGGCAATGACTGCACGCCGTCCCGCACCTACCATCCGACGCTGCACGGTCTGGATTTCGGGTCGTGGCTCGGCGTCGCCATGCAGCGCGGATGGGTCGTCTCGGCGACCGACTACGCGGGGGTGGGGACCGACGGTGACCCCTACTACTTGATCGCGCAGAGTGAAGCTCAGGACGTCATCAATTCCGTGCGTGCCGCCCAGAACTTCCCGGATGCGCATGCGGGGAGCCGGTATGCGACGTTCGGTCACTCGCAGGGTGGCCACGCGTCGCTCGCCGCCGGGATGTACGCGGACTACGCGCCCGAGCTCGAGCTCGTCGCCGTGTCGGGAGCGGCGCCGGCAGCCGAGCTGGGGGCGCTCTTCGCCCAGCAGTACGACAAGCCCGTGGCGTGGGGTGACGGCCCCAGTGTCGCGGCGTCATGGCCGTTGGTGCACACGGACCTCACGCTCGATGGGGTGCTGAGCGCGTCGGCGCAGCGGGACTACAGTGAACTTGCCCACGGTTGCCTGCTCCAGGAGGTCGATCAACTCCTCGTGAAAAAGACGTTCGACGAGCAGTTCTTCCAGAAGGATCCGCTCTCCGATCCGGCATGGGCGTCTGCGGTCTCACGGGAGCAGATCGATCCGGCCCGAATCGAGGCGCCGATCTTCGTGGTGCAGAGTCTGACCGACAACGTGGTGCTGCCGAACACCACCGCGCTGCTCGCGGAGTCGGCCTGCGAGCTCCCCGCTCCCGGCATTGCAGTGTCATGGCTCGACATGGTCACCCACGAGGACACCGCGGTCATGGGGGGCATGCTCGCTGTCGATTGGCTCCAGGACCGCTTCGACGGCGTGCCCGTCGCCCCGACGTGCGACCAGGTGCTGCCGCTGAAACCGGCGGAGCGGCCGTAG
- the argS gene encoding arginine--tRNA ligase, which yields MTPQELALALARILTDLIAARDGEGARDLTVSEQDTAVERPRNREHGDWASNAAMKFAKRLGVNPRELATEIAARVAEIDGVAKAEVAGPGFINITLDAASAGETARRIVEAGEQYGRSDTLAGQHINLEFVSANPTGPLHMGHTRWAALGDSTARVLRAAGADVTSEYYINDAGAQMEKFGRSVLAAALGEPAPEDAYPGAYVQELGRQIREQIPNLPEIAAEDRAAALEQAQELGYALQLAEIKDSLERFNVHFDVYFSERTLHTPAPDGGASPIAAAIDRLREQGHVYEEDDAIWVRTTDFGDDKDRVFTRGNGIYTYFAADAAYYLSKKDRGFGEKIYLLGADHHGYIGRLTAIAGAAGDNTETDITVLIGQLVNLNGARLSKRAGNIIELDDLLEWLGSDALRYWLARYPADSPLALDGEQVRSRSNDNPVFYVQYAHARTCAVDRNAAAAGIDRSAFAPELLTHETETDLLGRLQQYPGVVASAAELREPHRIARYLEELAASYHRWYDQCRVIPLGDATVEDLHRTRLWLNDAAGQVLRNGLDLLGVSAPERI from the coding sequence GTGACACCTCAAGAACTTGCCCTCGCACTCGCCCGGATCCTCACCGACCTCATCGCCGCACGCGACGGCGAAGGGGCTCGAGACCTCACCGTCTCCGAGCAGGACACCGCGGTGGAGCGACCCCGCAACCGGGAGCACGGCGACTGGGCGTCGAACGCGGCGATGAAGTTCGCGAAGCGCCTCGGCGTCAACCCGCGCGAGCTCGCGACCGAGATCGCCGCGCGTGTCGCAGAGATCGACGGCGTCGCGAAGGCGGAGGTCGCCGGTCCCGGCTTCATCAACATCACGCTCGACGCGGCCAGCGCCGGCGAGACGGCCCGGCGCATCGTCGAGGCGGGTGAGCAGTACGGCCGCAGCGACACGCTCGCGGGCCAGCACATCAACCTCGAGTTCGTCTCCGCGAACCCCACGGGACCGCTCCACATGGGACACACGCGCTGGGCGGCGCTCGGCGATTCCACGGCCCGAGTGCTCCGCGCAGCGGGTGCCGACGTGACGAGCGAGTACTACATCAACGACGCCGGCGCGCAGATGGAGAAGTTCGGTCGTTCCGTGCTGGCCGCGGCGCTCGGGGAGCCCGCGCCGGAGGATGCGTACCCCGGCGCCTACGTCCAGGAGCTCGGACGGCAGATCCGGGAGCAGATCCCGAACCTGCCCGAGATCGCCGCCGAGGATCGCGCCGCCGCGCTGGAGCAGGCGCAGGAGCTCGGCTACGCACTGCAGCTCGCCGAGATCAAGGACTCGCTCGAGCGCTTCAACGTGCACTTCGACGTCTACTTCTCGGAGCGCACGCTGCATACGCCCGCCCCAGACGGCGGGGCGAGCCCCATCGCGGCCGCGATCGACCGCCTCCGCGAGCAGGGTCACGTCTACGAGGAGGACGACGCGATCTGGGTGCGCACGACCGACTTCGGCGACGACAAGGATCGGGTGTTCACCCGCGGCAACGGCATTTACACCTACTTCGCGGCCGACGCGGCGTACTACCTGTCGAAGAAGGATCGCGGCTTCGGCGAGAAGATCTACCTGCTCGGCGCGGACCACCACGGCTATATCGGGCGACTCACGGCGATCGCGGGCGCAGCGGGCGACAACACCGAGACCGACATCACGGTGCTCATCGGCCAGCTCGTGAACCTGAACGGCGCGCGGTTGTCGAAGCGCGCGGGCAACATCATCGAGCTCGACGACCTGCTCGAGTGGCTCGGCAGCGACGCGCTGCGCTACTGGCTCGCCCGCTACCCGGCCGATTCGCCGCTCGCGCTCGACGGCGAGCAGGTCCGCAGCCGTTCGAACGACAACCCCGTGTTCTACGTGCAGTACGCCCACGCCCGCACCTGCGCGGTCGACCGCAATGCTGCGGCCGCCGGGATCGACCGGTCCGCCTTCGCCCCCGAGCTGCTGACGCACGAGACCGAGACCGATCTGCTCGGCCGTCTCCAGCAGTACCCGGGCGTCGTCGCGAGCGCGGCCGAGCTGCGCGAGCCGCACCGCATCGCGCGCTACCTCGAGGAGCTCGCCGCGTCGTACCACCGCTGGTACGACCAGTGCCGGGTGATCCCGCTCGGCGACGCTACGGTCGAGGATCTGCACCGCACGCGCCTGTGGCTCAACGACGCCGCGGGCCAGGTGCTGCGCAACGGCCTGGACCTGCTCGGCGTCTCGGCGCCCGAGCGGATCTAA
- a CDS encoding metal-sensitive transcriptional regulator, which produces MSHTTAPDLSTASHDEEAKRKVVNRLRRAHGQLAAVIGAVESDAHCRDIVNQLAAVSKALDRAGFLVISSALKECLTDPDGESADQDELERLFLSLA; this is translated from the coding sequence TTGTCACACACGACCGCACCCGACCTCAGCACTGCCTCGCACGACGAGGAGGCCAAGCGCAAAGTGGTGAACCGGCTCCGACGCGCCCACGGGCAGCTTGCTGCCGTAATCGGCGCGGTCGAGAGCGATGCCCACTGCCGGGACATCGTCAATCAGCTCGCCGCGGTCTCCAAAGCACTCGATCGCGCGGGTTTCCTCGTCATCTCCAGCGCACTCAAGGAATGCCTGACCGACCCGGACGGTGAATCAGCCGACCAAGACGAATTGGAGAGACTCTTCCTCAGCCTTGCGTGA
- a CDS encoding alcohol dehydrogenase catalytic domain-containing protein has protein sequence MKAVVFRNPETRAEVADVTLAAPKAGEVRVKIAAAGVCHSDLHVKRGEWVAPAPMVMGHEGSGVVTELGEGVTSLAVGDHVVLSWVPPCGECRYCLQGHEARCQKVATVVAPQGVLFDGTSRLSLDEEPLHHYLGVSSFAEETIVPASGAIKVRDDAPLDVIAVVGCAVATGVGAVLNTAAVEPGATVAVIGCGGVGLNVVQGAKLAGAERIIAIDIVPEKTAMALQFGATDRIDASARDAVEQLFELIPDGVDYAFDAIGRTSTTEQSIQMLGLGGAAVIVGLPPTGARASFEPLVLAEADQRILGSNYGSVRPSIDIPALVDRYMDGQLMLDPLISGRRPLDEAAEALDDLEAGGVLRTLLIP, from the coding sequence ATGAAAGCCGTGGTGTTCCGCAATCCCGAAACCCGCGCCGAGGTCGCAGACGTCACTCTCGCCGCGCCGAAGGCGGGCGAGGTCCGCGTCAAGATCGCCGCGGCCGGCGTCTGCCACTCCGACCTGCACGTGAAGCGCGGCGAGTGGGTCGCCCCCGCGCCGATGGTCATGGGCCACGAGGGCTCCGGGGTCGTCACCGAGCTCGGCGAGGGTGTCACGTCGCTCGCCGTCGGCGACCACGTCGTGCTGAGCTGGGTGCCGCCGTGCGGCGAGTGCCGCTACTGCCTGCAGGGCCACGAGGCCCGCTGCCAGAAGGTCGCCACGGTCGTCGCGCCGCAGGGCGTGCTCTTCGACGGCACCTCGCGCCTGAGCCTCGACGAGGAGCCGCTGCATCACTACCTCGGGGTGTCCTCCTTCGCCGAGGAGACGATCGTGCCGGCGTCGGGAGCCATCAAGGTGCGCGACGACGCCCCGCTCGACGTCATCGCCGTGGTCGGCTGCGCCGTCGCCACCGGGGTCGGCGCCGTGCTGAACACCGCCGCCGTCGAGCCCGGCGCGACCGTCGCCGTGATCGGCTGCGGTGGCGTGGGCCTCAACGTGGTGCAGGGCGCCAAGCTCGCCGGCGCGGAGCGGATCATCGCGATCGACATCGTCCCGGAGAAGACCGCGATGGCGCTGCAGTTCGGCGCCACCGACCGCATCGACGCCTCGGCGCGCGACGCCGTCGAGCAGCTGTTCGAGCTCATCCCCGACGGGGTCGACTACGCGTTCGACGCCATCGGTCGCACCTCCACGACCGAGCAGTCGATCCAGATGCTCGGCCTCGGCGGTGCCGCCGTGATCGTCGGTCTGCCCCCGACCGGGGCGAGGGCCTCCTTCGAGCCGCTCGTGCTCGCCGAGGCGGATCAGCGGATCCTCGGCTCGAACTACGGCTCGGTGCGGCCCTCGATCGACATCCCCGCGCTCGTCGATCGCTACATGGACGGACAGCTCATGCTGGATCCGCTCATCTCGGGCCGCCGCCCGCTCGACGAGGCCGCCGAGGCGCTCGACGACCTCGAGGCCGGCGGAGTGCTCCGTACGCTGCTGATCCCGTAG
- a CDS encoding PucR family transcriptional regulator has protein sequence MSHDLGSIVRAVGGECLPIGITDRSLVDVVTEIDAFVVVGNPDFVTLVTGPVETLQRRLAAAGDTEDPLIRAVFVSDEDSPALRALLARHGMSAILGAEPDGAALHAILRTLIAEDRAASDRLVAAGMNLLTQVARRGGVTAVIAELAHRIDGWAVLLDAQGQLIASAGAGRLHISDATAVALGRPVRVRHVGLQVHQVGSDRDLAGSLVVATRSGSTSRSRDLATQAAALFDLLLRTHDPSRTEHLGREALFDVLLAGGDPARDLLRRWGVHETHLTGFAFGARTRTIDLERVLRRWFDELGAEHVFTADPGRVRGFLRTDLVDELAARVESFTPVGGSHVALGIGDPAPTERLGPSATQARQALDTALEDGQRILHYARLPSIELVMSGLAGIPREQLSGVLDPLRDADGAHGELTRTLRVFLSEHGGHRSSAARLGIHRQTLRSRIGRVEELTGLSMEHADDRATAWIALRAIGR, from the coding sequence ATGTCGCACGACCTGGGATCCATCGTCCGCGCGGTCGGCGGCGAGTGCCTGCCGATCGGGATCACGGACCGCTCGCTCGTCGACGTCGTCACCGAGATCGACGCGTTCGTCGTGGTCGGCAACCCGGACTTCGTGACCCTCGTGACCGGCCCGGTCGAGACGCTGCAGCGCCGACTCGCCGCCGCGGGAGACACCGAGGATCCCCTGATCAGAGCCGTGTTCGTGAGCGACGAGGATTCCCCCGCACTGCGCGCCCTCCTCGCGCGGCACGGGATGTCCGCGATCCTTGGCGCGGAGCCCGACGGCGCCGCCCTGCACGCGATCCTGCGCACCCTCATCGCCGAGGATCGGGCTGCCTCGGACCGCCTCGTGGCCGCCGGGATGAACCTCCTCACCCAGGTCGCCCGGCGCGGTGGCGTGACCGCCGTGATCGCCGAACTCGCGCACCGCATCGACGGCTGGGCCGTGCTGCTCGACGCGCAGGGCCAGCTCATCGCGAGCGCGGGCGCCGGGCGGCTGCACATCTCCGACGCCACGGCCGTGGCCCTCGGCCGCCCGGTGCGCGTGCGCCACGTCGGGCTGCAGGTGCACCAGGTGGGCTCGGATCGGGATCTCGCTGGCTCACTCGTGGTCGCCACCCGCTCGGGCTCGACCAGCCGCTCCCGCGACCTGGCGACTCAGGCCGCGGCGCTCTTCGACTTGCTCCTGCGCACCCACGACCCGTCGCGCACCGAGCACCTGGGGCGCGAGGCCCTCTTCGACGTGCTCCTCGCCGGCGGCGACCCCGCGCGGGATCTGCTGCGACGGTGGGGCGTGCACGAGACGCACCTCACGGGGTTCGCGTTCGGCGCCCGCACCCGCACGATCGACCTGGAGCGCGTGCTGCGCCGGTGGTTCGACGAGCTGGGCGCAGAGCACGTCTTCACCGCGGATCCCGGCCGCGTGCGGGGCTTCCTCCGCACCGATCTCGTCGACGAGCTCGCGGCGCGCGTCGAGTCGTTCACCCCCGTGGGCGGCAGTCACGTCGCGCTCGGGATCGGCGATCCCGCCCCCACCGAGCGTCTCGGCCCGAGCGCCACCCAAGCCCGGCAGGCCCTCGACACGGCACTGGAGGACGGGCAGCGGATCCTGCACTACGCTCGCCTCCCGAGCATCGAACTCGTCATGAGCGGCCTCGCCGGGATCCCGCGCGAGCAGCTGTCGGGCGTGCTCGACCCGCTCCGCGACGCCGACGGCGCGCACGGCGAGCTCACCCGCACGCTGCGAGTGTTTCTCTCGGAGCACGGCGGGCATCGCAGCAGTGCGGCCCGGCTCGGGATCCATCGGCAGACGCTGCGGTCGCGGATCGGCCGGGTCGAGGAGCTCACCGGGCTCTCGATGGAGCACGCCGACGACCGCGCGACCGCGTGGATCGCCCTGCGGGCCATCGGACGGTAG